The Mixophyes fleayi isolate aMixFle1 chromosome 9, aMixFle1.hap1, whole genome shotgun sequence DNA window GGCAGAGTGTTATTCCCTGTGCTCTAAAATATGACCCAGAGTCGCCTTCTACATACAGCAATACCCAGAGCAGTGGGCACAATAGCGCTGTCATAACATAGCAGGACAGCAGTAAGCTGCTTGATGATATAAATACGACTAAAAATCACAGACGGTAGCCGGAAACATGAAGCAACATATTCAGAGGTGGGAGGGGGCATGGGCAACCCCACAAATTAAAGTTATCTGAAAGTAGGATCTCTCTATAAGTAACTGAACTTAGATTGGCACAACTTGTGCACTTTCAGTTATATTAGTAATATTACACTTGCGTTGCTGTGCTGTATTACTGGTATTAATATTAGCAGAACCCATATGCGTATGTTAGGTGCCAAGCAGGGTGCTCTTGTAATGAAGCTTTGGCAGGCACGGGTATAGGGTGGCATGGCGCAGTTGCTTTTTTAAGTTATTTTCTCTGTCACATTCTGTCCGTCATTTTGTACCAGGCTCCATTTTACTGAGCTAAAACAGCGAGACTGAGCATGTGATTACTCTGCAATGATTACTCTGCATAATAGCCTGGGGTTCAAAACTGGATGAACCAGATTAATAACAGAAAATGACATAAATAATACTCtttatttgcacacaaaaaatgtATCCATCATTCCATGTATCACTCACCATACCAGTCTGTTTATGTGTCTTATCCCTGAGGTAAAGTATACCAAGAGTCACTTTCTCTCACTAGAGGCCGAGTAGTAACATCTATATTATAGTGCACCTGTCACCTGCtcacagtgcaggcagccattttgttgtctGAACcactattcatgagaatgcaactTATTGATCACTAGCGACCTTGTGTCTCCACTATGTTATtagttcccagtgaattgatagactaataattggttcagaccacaaaatggccgcctctactttgtgtaggcaacaggtacactttaaaggaACATTTTCCCCAAGTCCTTGCTGATCTGCGCCTGCTCGCTCTTCTCCTTTGCTCGCACTCTTGCGATTTCCCTTCTCGCCTCCCTGTTACTCGGATCCAGTTTTAACAACATCTCGAAGTCACCCCTTGCGCCCTCCCAGTCCGACATGCCAGCTCTGGCCACACCCCTCCGGTACAGAGCTTTCAGGTGGGCTGGCTCCTTGTCCAAAACTCGTGTGCACCTCTGCTCCGCCTCCCGTAACCGTCCCCTCTTGAGGTCACAAGCGGCCAAGTTGGAGAGAAGAGCTACTTTTTGTTCCTCGACCTCTCTGGGGGTACAGACCAGAAGTCTGAGCCCTCTGGCGTATCGTCTCTCTGCCCCTTCAATGTTTCCGTCCCTGAAGGCTTTCCCGCCCCATTCCCGATCTCTTATGGCCCTCTTGATCTTCTCACTTGTGTCTGCTTCCCAAGCTTCTTTCCCGTTTTCAAAACTTGCCAAGCGCAAGTGGAACCTATACCCTGTTGTACTGTCCACTCGGCAAACTTCTCCAGGAAGCATGGTTTCTAGACACTGATCAACCAGGCGTTCCTGAAGGGTGTCACCTTCCCCAAGTTCTATGTCAATCCATGTGCCCTCAGGATAACCAACGCTTGCTGATAACTGAGCTGGAGGGTCGCCAAGAGGTTCCACAAATATCCTGCACTTAGAACATTCTTTGGGTTTGTCCACCCCAGATCCTGGCTCTAATATGGTCTTTGTGAAACTGCCATCTGGGCATTGCCATGAAATACAGCCTGGTGAGGTCTGCAGCCCCTCCATTGCTCAGGATTACTGATGAAGACAAGCCAGGTTTTCTGCACGGGATATGGAAAGGGATAAATTAGAGTCATACTTACATGCTATATACTTCAATAATCACCTAAAATATACAGAAAGTATTACGTCCCCTTCTATCTTCTAAACCGTCCCTCTTTTTTACGCCTATATGGACATACTCTTGCATTGGGCTATATTTTCAGGAATTTTTACCACTAATCAAAGCATAAAGCTTTTTCttaagtacaaaaaaaaacagataatataTTGAACACTTTAATAGTCTCCTTTTTCTACGCTGCACCTATATAAACACTGGTGGAATAAGTTGTCTTCAAAGGTCAAATAATAGATTGGAGTTCACTTATATACAACTAAAGGGTTTCAATTGATTCTAAAACAGCTATTCCAAacagcttcatcatgaagacTAAATAACTTTTAAAGCAAATCCAACAAGATGTTGTTTAAAAGCACCATCCAAGAGTAGAATATAAGTAGATTTCAAAGACTTTTAATATACCCTGGAGCACATAGAAAATAAATGGAGAAAATATAGCTCAACTGGTAGTAGCAataacagtaaatatataaaggaTAACAAGAGAAGAGTGGATGGTGGAGAAGAAAATTACAGAGGAGGGTGGTGGCAGAAAATTGATACTATATTTATGTATAGGTTATGGCCAATGTCAGAAGTTGTTTAAAGTGGACATTATCAGGCTACTATCAACAATAGTTTGACATTAGCCACAATGTATCATAACATAAACTATACATAAATccaattatatataaatagaacATGCACtcagacaaatattttcattttgtaagaccaaaaatattttacattacaaAGCATTTTGTGTTGATCCCGAATAAACACATTATTTtaattccatgatgtaagaaaattaaatgttaataatgcCAACAGCGGTGAATGCTTTTTATTCACCCTGTATATGAATAACTACTAAGTGCTTTGCGATGCTTATAGCAGTATATATTAAACTGTGCTTTGCAATCATTTGTACTCTGTATTAAAATAGTATTAGCTGTATGGGtgttaatacaataaaaacagattttcaTAATAAATCAGAAGGAGAtgtgtaattttatatatatatatatatatatatacatacatacatacatacatacatacacacacacacaattatatagttatataatttTGCAGTTGCAAAATCTGGCCCTACTGCATTACAAATCACAGCTAAGGCACAGAATGGTAAGGTAACAAAACGGGATAAACCCTTAAAAAAATAGCAATGAAGTGAGAATGACAATCCTTTACCTTCTTCTAGTGATAAGGGAGCATGGTGAATTGCAGGTCTATAGACAGGATACAGAATACATTATTATACCAATACCACTGCCAACATCTCACTATATTTCCAGGAACACTTTGCAAACAGCCATTGTCAGTATGTCCACAGAGCAGCTCCAGAGGCCCGTGGGGCATGCCGGGACTTATAGTTCCATCACAGCTGTAGAGCTAAGGATTGCCTGTATAGATGCAGGGCAGAGGACTACAATGTCCAGCATGCATTGCACAGATACAGCAACAGGGCCGGATGATAGGAATATATATGACAGCTCTGCACTTACCTCCTAGCTGGGCTGTGGGTCTACCAGGAAGTGCAGGGAGATGATACAGATGGGTgcatgaggaggggggggggtccatctcccagcatgctctgcggCCCCTCCCCACCTCCACTGCATACAGCTTGTGTAACTCTGGGAGTGGTGATCACAACAAGTACAGACAGCAGGagatacacacatagacacagtgcagtgtgagacacacacacagaagaagaGACATGGTCTGATTGATCATTAGTGGTGAGTATAACAGAGAATGTGTGTGCAATGTCTTATATATGAATggtgttttttttgcatattttcaagtCAGGTTTGGGGTATTTATTCTGCAGGGTATGAAGACACAGGGGGCTCTTCACATACCAACCTGGATCTTTTTGCAGTAATATTCAGTTTCTgctttttctatttatattccagATATTCACTACCTGTTAAATAGGGTCCAGTTAATTCAATTGCAAAATAAAAGGGAGGTGGCTAATATCATGCTG harbors:
- the FKBPL gene encoding FK506-binding protein-like — protein: MEGLQTSPGCISWQCPDGSFTKTILEPGSGVDKPKECSKCRIFVEPLGDPPAQLSASVGYPEGTWIDIELGEGDTLQERLVDQCLETMLPGEVCRVDSTTGYRFHLRLASFENGKEAWEADTSEKIKRAIRDREWGGKAFRDGNIEGAERRYARGLRLLVCTPREVEEQKVALLSNLAACDLKRGRLREAEQRCTRVLDKEPAHLKALYRRGVARAGMSDWEGARGDFEMLLKLDPSNREARREIARVRAKEKSEQAQISKDLGKMFL